One Euphorbia lathyris chromosome 1, ddEupLath1.1, whole genome shotgun sequence DNA segment encodes these proteins:
- the LOC136229012 gene encoding transcription factor GTE10-like — MAPTVPIEFVGQKESRKCWLSQPMGKSRKYSKGHLTGFVPDYRHAVETVGESEGFGSSGRLDTEMTVSEGSYAPKRKLISLNPDGHDSFGVPVEVLPLSKMSRSERKNLKLKLKNDLQLVRVLQKKVASLNSNAVILSPSSDIWSCSDGQKKPSVEGLHRSVEVSASQSRKKVPPGRNGAKTKKAANGHQKSVKPAAPGSTLGDTLMKQCETLLQRLMQHQFGWVFNEPVDVVKLKIPDYFTVIKHPMDLGTVKRKITSGAYSSPLGFAADVRLTFSNALKYNPPGNDVHIMAEALGKLFESKFKAIEKKLLGAEQAPPGACVAVKMETNIATLPSKKKKIAHDNNKVKSEPVRRVMTDEEKHSLSKELEALLGELPESIIDFLKEHSHNADQTGEDEIEIDIDALSNDTLFKLRKLLDDFLLEKRKNPGKAEPCEMELPNESGFSNSSLPQCKGNEPVDEDIDIVGGGNDPLISSYPPVEIEKDAANKNSKCSSSSSSSGESGSSSDSDSASSSDSESEAAKAPVPGTATKENVGSVDNFEQKRSDLVDTDIGNQSANGLGTVEPDSRGKPTSMEVDGLQDGESDPPERQVSPDKLYRAAILRNRFADTIFKARAKALEKVEKLDPEKLRLEKEELERRQKEEKARLLAEARAAEEAQKKAAAEAAAEAKRKREEEREAARQALQQMEKTVDINENSYFMEDLEMLRATHDEELLPSFIEETIQGSSNPLEQLGLYIKNDDDDEEEVVEPPQRVPEPVKDVDVEEGEID, encoded by the exons ATGGCACCAACTGTTCCTATAGAGTTTGTTGGGCAGAAGGAATCAAGGAAGTGTTGGCTTTCACAACCAATGGGGAAATCTAGAAAGTATTCCAAGGGGCATTTGACTGGTTTTGTTCCTGATTACCGACATGCTGTTGAGACCGTGGGTGAATCAGAGGGATTTGGGAGTTCTGGCCGACTTGACACTGAGATGACAGTATCAGAGGGTTCCTATGCTCCTAAGAGGAAATTGATTAGTTTGAATCCTGATGGCCATGATAGTTTTGGTGTCCCAGTCGAAGTCTTGCCATTGTCGAAGATGTCAAGGTCAGAAAGGAAGAATTTAAAGCTGAAGTTGAAAAACGACCTCCAGTTGGTCAGGGTTCTTCAGAAAAAAGTGGCTTCTTTGAATTCCAATGCAGTTATATTGTCACCTTCTAGTGATATTTGGAGCTGTAGTGATGGCCAAAAGAAGCCTTCAGTAGAGGGCTTACATAGGTCAGTTGAAGTGTCAGCTTCACAGAGCAGGAAAAAGGTCCCTCCTGGTCGTAATGGGGCTAAAACTAAAAAGGCTGCAAATGGGCATCAAAAATCAGTTAAGCCAGCTGCACCTGGAAGTACTTTGGGTGATACATTAATGAAACAGTGTGAGACATTATTGCAACGATTGATGCAACATCAGTTTGGTTGGGTTTTCAATGAACCAGTTGACGTGGTTAAGTTAAAAATACCGGATTATTTCACTGTCATTAAACATCCAATGGATTTGGGTACAGTGAAAAGAAAGATAACCTCAGGTGCATATTCAAGTCCCTTAGGGTTCGCTGCAGACGTGCGTCTAACTTTCTCAAATGCACTGAAGTACAACCCGCCTGGAAATGATGTCCACATCATGGCTGAGGCACTTGGTAAACTTTTTGAATCAAAATTTAAAGCCATAGAGAAGAAGCTTCTGGGTGCAGAACAAGCGCCCCCAGGTGCCTGTGTTGCTGTTAAAATGGAAACTAATATAGCCACACTTccatcaaaaaagaaaaaaattgcaCATGACAACAATAAGGTTAAATCAGAACCTGTTAGGCGGGTCATGACAGATGAAGAGAAGCATAGTTTGAGCAAGGAACTGGAGGCGTTGCTGGGTGAACTGCCTGAAAGCATTATTGACTTTTTAAAAGAGCATAGTCATAATGCTGACCAGACTGGTGAAGATGAAATTGAGATTGATATTGATGCTCTCAGCAATGACACATTGTTTAAGCTGAGGAAGCTTTTAGATGATTTTTTACTTGAGAAACGGAAAAACCCTGGTAAAGCTGAACCCTGCGAAATGGAG CTTCCTAACGAGTCTGGATTCAGCAATTCATCATTGCCACAATGCAAAG GCAATGAACCAGTAGATGAAGATATAGATATTGTTGGCGGTGGAAATGATCCCCTGATCTCAAGTTATCCTCCAGTGGAGATTGAGAAAGATGCAGCAAATAAAAACAGTAAATGCAGTAGCTCAAGTAGTTCTAGCGGTGAATCAGGATCATCTTCTG aTTCAGATTCTGCTAGCTCATCTGACAGTGAATCTGAAGCAGCTAAAGCTCCAGTTCCTGGTACGGCAACGAAG GAAAATGTGGGATCTGTAGACAATTTTGAGCAGAAGAGAAGTGATCTTGTTGATACGGACATTGGGAATC AATCTGCAAATGGATTGGGTACCGTTGAGCCAGATTCTCGGGGTAAGCCAACAAGTATGGAGGTAGATGGCCTTCAAGATG GAGAGAGTGATCCACCTGAGAGACAAGTCTCTCCTGATAAATTGTATCGTGCAGCTATTTTGAGAAACCGTTTTGCGGATACCATATTTAAAGCTCGAGCGAAGGCACTTGAAAAG GTTGAAAAGTTGGATCCTGAAAAATTAAGACTGGAGAAGGAGGAACTTGAGCGGCGGCAAAAAGAAG AAAAAGCACGTTTACTAGCTGAGGCTAGGGCTGCTGAAGAAGCTCAAaagaaagctgctgctgaaGCGGCGGCTGAAGCAAAAAGGAAAAGGGAAGAGGAAAGAGAAGCAGCACGTCAAGCATTGCAACAG ATGGAGAAGACTGTTGATATTAATGAGAATAGTTACTTTATGGAAGACCTCGAAATGCTAAGGGCGACACACGACGAAGAGTTGTTGCCTAGTTTCATTGAAGAGACAATTCAGGGAAGTAGTAATCCATTGGAACAACTTGGACTATATATAAAAaacgatgatgatgatgaggaggaaGTAGTTGAACCACCCCAAAGGGTTCCAGAGCCGGTGAAAGATGTAGATGTCGAGGAAGGAGAAATTGACTGA
- the LOC136229020 gene encoding protein PLASTID TRANSCRIPTIONALLY ACTIVE 10 gives MQVLQTSHFFSLPKPLNPVPERSSLSHQRRTWHPIFSKTVFPFSFLTSTALNSFSSDEFPVDETFAQNFGPRDDQKEEEWRRKNWIERGWAPWEEILTPEADFARKSLNEGEEVPLQSPEAIEAFKMLTPKYRLQKIKEMGLTEDEWYQKQFDYKGEIPEPLETQWTAPLVLRHVPPRDWPPRGWEVDRKELEFIREAHKLQSERVDIEELDNREKTDIEGMSFERYKVFLKQYNEWVAANKDKLEEESYKHDQDYFPGRRKRGKDYKEGMYELPFYYPGQICEGKVTTIHLYQGAFIDIGGVHDGWVPIRGNDWFWLRHHIKVGMHVIVEILAKRDPYRFRFPIEMRFVWPNIDHLVFNKFEFPPIFHRDEDTNPDELRRHSGRPPVPRKYPETKAEEEPLLSNHPYVEKLWQIHVAEQMILNDYETNPEKYKDKKLSELTDDEDFDEQNSVEYTEAYYKKTKLPKIIVKQSVKELDMEAALAEREFHNKLRIEAIERGEKYKIAALRRNVEMDEYDLMHWRRSFEEREALIRDISCRQALGLPLEEPGRYKPSSFFGKDQYDPEDPLYRYDYWGEPKNSEKSKQERMRDAHNKSIVGKGTVWYEMSYEDAIKQRMEREARAKDAKPDPDEDSSLDLNEENDDDDDLDYSFLSDLSDISEQPVVNGTRSSGLSEEGMFEN, from the exons ATGCAAGTCCTACAGACTTCTCActtcttctctctccctaaacccTTAAACCCTGTCCCTGAACGCTCTTCCCTCTCCCACCAACGCCGCACATGGCACCCTATCTTCTCAAAAACTGTATTTCCGTTCTCTTTCTTGACCTCAACAGCTCTGAATTCTTTCAGCTCCGACGAATTTCCAGTGGACGAGACTTTCGCCCAAAATTTCGGTCCCAGAGACGACCAAAAAGAGGAGGAATGGCGTCGTAAGAACTGGATCGAGCGGGGCTGGGCTCCCTGGGAGGAAATTTTGACTCCTGAAGCTGATTTTGCCCGCAAATCGCTCAACGAAGGCGAAGAGGTTCCACTCCAGTCCCCTGAAGCTATTGAGGCTTTCAAAATGCTGACCCCTAAATATCGGCTTcaaaaaatcaaagaaatggGATTGACTGAAGACGAGTGGTATCAGAAACAGTTCGATTATAAGGGAGAGATTCCTGAACCACTCGAGACGCAATGGACGGCGCCGTTGGTTCTAAGGCACGTTCCACCCAGAGATTGGCCGCCTAGAGGTTGGGAGGTGGATAGGAAGGAGCTGGAGTTTATTAGGGAAGCACATAAGTTGCAATCTGAGAGAGTTGATATCGAGGAGCTAGACAATCGGGAAAAGACTGACATTGAAGGGATGTCTTTTGAGAGATATAAGGTTTTCTTGAAGCAGTATAATGAATGGGTTGCGGCAAATAAGGATAAATTAGAAGAAGAGTCTTATAAG CATGACCAAGATTATTTTCCTGGTAGAAGGAAAAGAGGGAAAGATTACAAAGAGGGCATG TATGAACTTCCGTTTTATTATCCCGGGCAG ATTTGCGAAGGAAAAGTAACCACTATACACTTATATCAAGGAGCCTTTATTGATATCGGTGGCGTGCATGATGG GTGGGTTCCGATCAGAGGTAATGATTGGTTTTGGCTCCGTCATCACATTAAAGTTGGTATGCATGTCATTGTTGAAATTCTG GCTAAGAGAGATCCTTACCGTTTTAGGTTTCCTATCGAAATGCGTTTTGTGTGGCCCAACATAGATCACCTTGT tttcaACAAATTTGAATTTCCACCAATATTTCATCGAGATGAAGATACCAACCCTGACGAGTTACGa CGCCACAGTGGAAGGCCCCCTGTTCCTAGGAAATATCCAGAAACAAAAGCAGAAGAAGAACCTCTTTTGTCAAATCACCCTTATGTTGAGAAG ttGTGGCAAATCCATGTTGCTGAGCAAATGATTTTGAATGACTATGAGACTAATCCTGAGAAATACAAGGACAAGAAACTTTCAGAATTAACTGACGATGAAGATTTCGACGAGCAAAATAGTGTTGAATACACAGAAGCTTATTACAAGAAAACCAAATTGCCAAAAATAATTGTG AAACAAAGTGTTAAAGAACTAGATATGGAAGCCGCTTTAGCAGAGCGAGAG TTTCACAATAAACTAAGGATAGAAGCAATAGAAAGAGGAGAGAAATATAAAATTGCTGCGTTGAGGCGAAATGTCGAGATGGATGAGTATGACTTAATGCACTGGCGTCGATCATTTGAAGAAAGGGAAGCTTTGATAAGAGATATTAGCTG CCGGCAAGCTCTTGGTTTGCCATTGGAAGAACCAGGAAGGTATAAACCATCAAGCTTCTTCGGGAAGGATCAATACGATCCTGAAGATCCTTTGTACCGATATGACTACTGGGGAGAACCGAAAAACTCGGAAAAGAGTAAACAAGAGAGGATGAGAGATGCTCACAACAAATCTATTGTGGGGAAGGGTACTGTTTGGTATGAAATgtcttatgaagatgccatcaAACAGCGGATGGAAAGGGAAGCTCGTGCCAAGGACGCGAAACCAGACCCAGATGAAGATTCAAGCctagatctcaatgaagaaaatgatgatgatgatgacctTGATTACAGCTTTTTAAGCGACTTGAGTGACATTTCAGAACAGCCTGTTGTAAACGGTACAAGGTCTTCTGGATTGTCGGAGGAGGGTATGTTTGAGAATTGA